The genomic window CCAAAGCGCGGCATGGGCGAGCCATCATAAGCGGCCATATTACAGCCATTGCAAGGACGTCGATCAGCTCGCCAGATGACTTTCCCATTACGATCCTGAACGTAATCAATCACCGTAGGCGTATTCAATCGGCCATGGTTGGCAAGTGCGCCATACGCAGCAACAAGGCGCGAAACGGTTGTCTCCTCTGAACCCAGGGATGTTGCCGCATAGGGGTCTGCATCATCGCTGATATTCATTGTTTTGATCGTCTCGACGACATTATCCATGCCCGCTTGCATCCCGATTTGCACGGTCATGATGTTCTGCGACTGCTCAAGCCCGTAACGCATCGGAAACTGGCCTGCACGGCCACCGCGGATGCATTTTTGCCCCAGTTGGCGGCCCTGATAATAGCAATAGCGCGTGTTATCGATTTGCGTGGAAGGGGTCATCCCATTGTCGAGGCCGGTGGCGTAGACGAAGGGCTTGATCGTGGAACCCGGCTGGCGATAGGCCTGTGTTGCACGGTTGAAATCGGACAGGCGATGGTCAAACCCGCCCTGCATCGCAAGCACGCGGCCTGTCTGAGCATTTTGGACCACAATCCCGCCTTGCGCCTCTGGAATTGTCTCGACCCGGTAACCATTGCCCGATGGACTGACCGCAATGACATCGCCCGCTTTCAATGCGTTAGGCAGATTGGTGAGCGGAGCCTCTTCGCCATCAGTGAAGCCGACTGTTGCAGACGAGCCCGTCCGGGTGGTCACAACGCCCACACGCCAGTCTTCATAACGCACGGACAGGAACGAGCTGGCAAGCTGGCTTGCCCATGGCCCATCATCGAAATTAATGGTCGCAATGGGCCCTGACCACGCGCGGCGACCATGGTAACGCATGAGCCCCCGGCGCAGACTGTCGCGCGCCGCTTCCTGCATTTCGACATCAAGCGAGGTGCGCACCCAAAGGCCGCCTGCATAGACGCTGTTCTCGCCGTCTTCGGCTGTTTCGCCAAAATCCTCAATCAGCTGGCGGCGCACTTCTTCAAGGAAATAGCCCGCATCCGCGCTGCGCTGCGAACGCTGCTGGACAAGGCCAAGAGGCTGGGCAGCAGCGGCAGCACGCTCAGCTTCGGTAATGAAACCGTTTTCCTCCATTTGCCTGAGCACGAAATCGCGCCGCGCCAAAGCCGCGCTTTCCTGTCCCTCACGGCCATATCGCTCCGGCGCTTTGGGAAGGATGGCGAGGAAAGCAACCTCATGCAGGTCAAGCTCACCCACATCCTTGTCAAAGTAAGCGCGCGCCGCCGCCTGAACCCCGAAAGAGCGGCGACCAAGAGGAATCTCGTTCAAATAAAGTTCAAGGATTTCCTCTTTTTCAAGAACGCCTTCAATCCGGCTCGCAAGGATCATCTCCTTTAGCTTGCGCGAGATAGAGTATTCGTCGCCGAGAAGGAGGATTTTCGCCAATTGCTGCGTGATGGTGGAACCGCCCACCGCGCGTTCCCCCGAACCAAATTTGATCGCGTAATCAAACACCGCATTGGCCGTGCCCGTTACATCCACGCCGCCGTGGCTGAAGAATGTCTTGTCTTCAGCCGAGAGATAGGCTTCGACCAATTGCTCAGGAAAATCAGCATATTGCAGCTGAACCCGGCGTTCGCGCGCATAGGAATGGACGATCTCGCCATCTGCGCCGCGCACAACCGTGGGGAGCGGAGTTTGGTATTCAACAAGACTTTCCGCCTCCGGCAAATCGCTTGCCAACCAAAGCCACAACGCCAGCCAGAGCAGCATGGCTCCCACCACAGCGCAGGCAAAAAGCTTGAACAGAAAGCTCGAGCGCCATTTTTGCGCAAACCACGAAAGCGCGCCGCCCAGATCACGCTTAACGCGGTATCCGAAATAGGCTGGAAAAGAGAGATCGCCGGGTTCAGCGCTGGATACTTCGTTGCTCATTACAGGGTCGATTTAAAAGGGTTTGACACGAAATGCTAGCGCCTAAGACGCGTTCATTGGGAAGCTGCAGGAGCAGTGTCGGCACGCCTCGCCAGATAGACCCGGATCGCGCG from Erythrobacter sp. SCSIO 43205 includes these protein-coding regions:
- a CDS encoding penicillin-binding protein 1A — protein: MSNEVSSAEPGDLSFPAYFGYRVKRDLGGALSWFAQKWRSSFLFKLFACAVVGAMLLWLALWLWLASDLPEAESLVEYQTPLPTVVRGADGEIVHSYARERRVQLQYADFPEQLVEAYLSAEDKTFFSHGGVDVTGTANAVFDYAIKFGSGERAVGGSTITQQLAKILLLGDEYSISRKLKEMILASRIEGVLEKEEILELYLNEIPLGRRSFGVQAAARAYFDKDVGELDLHEVAFLAILPKAPERYGREGQESAALARRDFVLRQMEENGFITEAERAAAAAQPLGLVQQRSQRSADAGYFLEEVRRQLIEDFGETAEDGENSVYAGGLWVRTSLDVEMQEAARDSLRRGLMRYHGRRAWSGPIATINFDDGPWASQLASSFLSVRYEDWRVGVVTTRTGSSATVGFTDGEEAPLTNLPNALKAGDVIAVSPSGNGYRVETIPEAQGGIVVQNAQTGRVLAMQGGFDHRLSDFNRATQAYRQPGSTIKPFVYATGLDNGMTPSTQIDNTRYCYYQGRQLGQKCIRGGRAGQFPMRYGLEQSQNIMTVQIGMQAGMDNVVETIKTMNISDDADPYAATSLGSEETTVSRLVAAYGALANHGRLNTPTVIDYVQDRNGKVIWRADRRPCNGCNMAAYDGSPMPRFGIKGRQAMDARTAFQIMHMLEGVVSRGTATTLNDLGLPLFGKTGTTSGPKDVWFVGGTQRLVAGAYMGFDTPRNMGGYAFGGTIVAPIIKDLIKSSRRKWSDLPAIAPEGIRMVRVDRRTGKRVLDGWPSGDAKSSIIWEAFKPDTVPERSTRQDEIAAKRDEILELIRTSREGPRARNEGEPANFAEDQGGIY